In Longimicrobium sp., the genomic stretch TGGTCTCCCTGTCCGCCTGCGCATTTGGCACCATCCCGCCGATGCCCGTTCCGGAGGCGCTTTCCACGACCGAAGCCTGGATGGTGGCGCGCCACGACCGGCAGACGGTGCGCTACAGGTTCGGCCCGTACCGCGTGGCGAACGTTCGTTTTCATGAGATCCGCGGGCGCGGTGGAGTGCTGGATGTGATCAAGGGCAAGCGGGAGTACCAGCAGCGGTACGAGTTCGCCCTTCGTGACTCGGCCGAGGCCGCGCGCGAGACACGTGTGCAGTGCGACAGCCGGGACCGGGACCGCGGTTTCTCGATCGGATCGGTGGATATTGAGCTGGAGTCGGGGCTGTCGCTGAACTGCCGCGTGTTCATGGACGCCGATTCCGCCGCGAGGTCCGGCATGCTGACGCTCGCTGCGCGCAACGACAACGTGCCGCGTGGGACGATCGAGCGAGGCGAGGTGAAGTTCGAGATCGCGGGCGAGCGCGAGCGGGGCGATGATGACGAGGAGCTTCCGCGCGCGTACCTGGTGCGCCAGGGGGAGACACTCGTGGGGATGGTCGATCGCACGCACCCGGGCATCATCCGCATCTCGCCGTCCCTGCCGCGCGAGGAACAGGATCTGGTCGCGGCCACGCTCATGGCGCTGCTGATGCAGCGGAAGCTGATCGAGTCGTAGGCTGATGGACAGTCTACCACATCCGCACCCGCGCCTGCCCGCGCCCCCTCGAACACACGAGCATCCGCCGATGAGCGCATCCCACAAGCCCGAGGGCTACAGCACGGTTTCGCCGTACCTGATCGTCGATGGCGCGAGCGAGACCATCGAGTTCGTCGTCCGCGTTTTCGATGGCGTCGCGCTGCGCCGGTTCGCGGACGAATCCGGCAAGCTGGTCCACGCCGAGGTGCGCATCGACGACACGGTGGTGATGGTAGCGGATGCCGTGCAGGGGTGGCCGCCGGTGCCGTCGCACGTGCACGTCTACGTGACGGACGTGGATGCGACGTATCGGCGGGCGCTGGAAGCTGGCGCATCGTCCGTCCAGGAGCCGGTGCAGCGGGACGATCCCGACAAGCGCGGCGGAGTGAAGGACGCCGCCGGCACCACGTGGTGGATCGCCACCAAGGTGGACTGAACCGGTGAGGAGCTTCAGCTGGGCCCGCGCGGGTCCGAGTGGAGGCTCACGCGTCGTCCTCGTCATTCTCGGTGAGGCTAAGCCCTGGGCCGAGCCCCTTGGCGTCGCCCCACTCCAACGCCGCGCGATACGCCTGCTTCAGGTCATCCCTGAACTCAAGGATGGCTTCGGCAGTGCCGCGGTCCATCGGAAGGCCGTTCTCCGGGCTCTTGCGGCTCAACTCCAGCGAAGTCGTCGCGATCGCCACGAACGCGCCGAACCGGAACTCCAGCATCTCCAGCAACCGCAGTGGCGACGCGAGATCGCCCTGTTCACTTCGCGTTCTCATCGATCCTCCTCCCGTATCCTCACGTCCCTTGTAGGCCTGTGATGGCAGACCTACTTTGTCCAGTGTAACTCCCTAGAAAGTTTCCAAGGCTTCCGGGCAAGTCTATGCCCTGCTCACCGGAGCGTCAATGCCCTCCGGTGAGCCGCGCATCTCCGTCAGCGTCCTTCGCGGCGCCGTACGGGATGCGATCGACCGCACGTCATCCCACGTCGTCGCGAAGGCAGTTGGGCTCTCCGCGCCTGGTATTCGCGAGTTCGCCAACGGGTCGGAGCCGAGAAGCGCGACGATCCGCAAGCTGACGGCGTGGTACATCCGCCAGCGTGAACATGGGAGCGATGCGCCGGTCGATGCGGAAACCGCCGAGGCCGCTATCGCGTTCCTGCTGGAGCACATTCCCGCTCAACACCGCGACGACGTTCGTGCGGCATTGATCCAGCTGATCGACAGCAAGGGGCGGCAGGTTGGTGCGCCGGAGCCGGCCTGGATATCCGATCTGCGGGGCTGAACGCAGAAGTCTGGAGGCGGTGATGGCCGGCGAAACATTCGTGCATAACCACCCGGAAATCATGAGCGGCGCGCCGGTGTTCATCGGCACCCGGGTTCCGGTCCAGGCGTTGTTCGATTGCCTCGAAGAAGGCGGTGCGATCAACGAGTTTCTGGGCAGCTTTCCTACCGTCACTCGTGAACAGGCAGTCGGCTTCCTCAGCGAAACCACGTCGCGTGCGGCTCGCTGATCGCCTGCTCGTGATCGGAGGGGTGCTCACGGCCGGGGCGGCCCTGTTGCACGTGGCGATCATCATCGGCGGCCCCGACTGGTACCGCTTCTTCGGGGCGGGCGAACGCATGGCGCGGATGGCGGCGCGCGGCTCCCTCCAACCGGCGCTCGTCACCGACACCATC encodes the following:
- a CDS encoding VOC family protein, which codes for MSASHKPEGYSTVSPYLIVDGASETIEFVVRVFDGVALRRFADESGKLVHAEVRIDDTVVMVADAVQGWPPVPSHVHVYVTDVDATYRRALEAGASSVQEPVQRDDPDKRGGVKDAAGTTWWIATKVD
- a CDS encoding DUF433 domain-containing protein, with the protein product MAGETFVHNHPEIMSGAPVFIGTRVPVQALFDCLEEGGAINEFLGSFPTVTREQAVGFLSETTSRAAR